The following are encoded in a window of Gossypium raimondii isolate GPD5lz chromosome 13, ASM2569854v1, whole genome shotgun sequence genomic DNA:
- the LOC105781311 gene encoding L-type lectin-domain containing receptor kinase IX.1, whose translation MDVRILFLMLILPWAASQSFNFTSFDTSNDNIRYKGDARPINSTIQLTNLEVWRSGHAIYAEPMHLWDKYTGKLAGFTTHFTFSIQAQTNITPADGLAFFVASLEYHVPDAPDGSGIGLATGTLLFNSTENPFVAVEFDTYHNDWDPENNHVGIDINSVVSNKTIEWYSGGLDGEIIDVWISYNASSKILQVSFTGFGEDNTTIQQSLQYELDLRDYLSEWVTFGFASATGIYYELNTIHSWYFSSHLQIPGNQKGNIKFNTIMKVGFVVIGSFILLFGICLIFLFLKKKKRREKNEVYEIRSMDKEFERVRGANKRTFAELIEATNNFAERRKIGEGGFGAVYRGFLKDSDSEVAIKRISTISSQGIKEYASEVRITSQLRHKNLVQLIGWCHEKKELLLVYEFMLNGSLDSHLFDGERPLEWRVRYDIAQGLASSLHYLHFECKSCVLHRDIKASNVLLDSNFNAKLGDFGLARIVSHEKAPQSTKFGGTLGYMAPEYVSSGTASQETDVYSFGIVALEIACGRRPIVANANRNEINIVEWLWGLYAKAKHIEAADPRLEGKFNRQQMERLMIVGLSWAHPDFNSRPSIKQVIRMLNFEVLPRNLPFQMPRVPNHLSD comes from the coding sequence ATGGATGTTAGAATCTTGTTTTTAATGTTGATATTGCCTTGGGCAGCTTCACAATCCTTCAACTTCACCAGCTTTGATACTAGCAATGACAATATAAGATACAAAGGTGACGCTCGTCCAATAAATTCAACGATCCAACTAACCAATCTCGAGGTTTGGAGGAGTGGCCATGCCATATATGCCGAGCCAATGCATCTTTGGGACAAATACACTGGGAAACTTGCCGGTTTCACCACCCATTTCACCTTTTCCATCCAAGCTCAAACCAATATAACCCCAGCTGACGGGCTTGCCTTTTTCGTCGCTTCCCTTGAATACCATGTTCCTGATGCACCCGACGGAAGCGGGATCGGTCTTGCAACAGGGACTCTCTTATTCAACTCCACTGAAAACCCCTTCGTTGCCGTGGAATTCGATACTTATCATAATGATTGGGACCCCGAAAATAATCACGTTGGCATCGATATCAACTCTGTAGTTTCGAATAAGACCATCGAATGGTACAGCGGTGGTCTGGATGGGGAAATAATTGATGTTTGGATCAGTTACAATGCGAGTTCGAAAATTTTGCAGGTTTCCTTTACAGGGTTTGGAGAAGATAATACCACCATCCAACAAAGCCTGCAGTATGAACTTGATCTGAGGGATTACTTGTCAGAATGGGTAACTTTCGGCTTTGCATCTGCGACGGGGATTTACTACGAGTTGAACACCATTCATTCATGGTATTTCAGTTCACATTTGCAGATTCCTGGGAATCAAAAAGgtaatattaaattcaatacCATAATGAAGGTGGGATTTGTTGTTATTGGTTCCTTCATATTGCTTTTTGGGATATGCTTgatctttctttttctgaagaagaagaagaggagagaaaaaaatgaagtatATGAAATTAGGTCCATGGACAAGGAGTTCGAAAGGGTTAGAGGAGCCAATAAAAGAACATTTGCTGAACTGATTGAAGCGACTAATAACTTCGCAGAGCGACGGAAAATAGGAGAGGGAGGATTCGGTGCAGTTTATAGAGGATTTTTGAAGGATTCGGACTCTGAGGTAGCAATTAAGAGGATATCAACGATATCTAGCCAAGGCATAAAGGAGTATGCTTCTGAGGTAAGGATCACTAGCCAATTGAGGCATAAGAACTTGGTGCAACTAATTGGTTGGTGTCATGAAAAGAAGGAATTACTCCTTGTTTATGAGTTCATGTTGAATGGCAGCTTAGATTCCCATCTTTTCGACGGAGAAAGGCCGTTAGAATGGAGAGTAAGGTATGATATTGCCCAAGGACTAGCCTCTTCGTTGCATTACTTGCATTTCGAATGCAAATCATGTGTGTTACATAGGGATATAAAGGCAAGCAATGTATTGTTGGATTCAAATTTCAATGCTAAACTTGGAGATTTCGGGTTGGCTAGGATTGTGTCCCATGAGAAAGCACCGCAAAGCACGAAATTCGGGGGGACGTTAGGGTATATGGCTCCAGAGTATGTTTCATCGGGCACGGCTAGCCAAGAAACAGATGTTTACAGTTTTGGGATCGTTGCTCTGGAGATTGCTTGTGGAAGAAGGCCTATAGTGGCAAATGCAAATAGGAATGAAATAAACATAGTGGAGTGGCTTTGGGGGTTGTATGCAAAAGCGAAGCACATTGAAGCAGCTGATCCACGACTAGAGGGAAAGTTCAACCGGCAACAAATGGAACGGTTGATGATTGTGGGGTTAAGCTGGGCTCACCCTGATTTCAATTCTCGACCATCAATCAAACAAGTGATTAGAATGCTAAATTTCGAAGTTTTACCGCGAAACCTCCCATTTCAAATGCCGCGGGTTCCAAATCAcctctcagattga